From the genome of Pseudomonas sp. WJP1:
GCGCCTGTGGTGGCGATGCACTGATGCGCGCCGACGCCTTCGTCACCGCGGGCGGTTACCGGCCGGACCTGATCGCAGGGGAAGAGCCGGAGCTCTGTGTGCGCCTGCGCGCCAAGGGCTGGAAGATCTGGCGCCTGGGCGAAGAAATGACCTTGCACGATGCGAGCATGACCCGCTTCGGCCAATGGTGGCGGCGTACCTTGCGCGGCGGTTATGCCTTTGCCGAAGGAGCGTTTTTACACGGGGCCGCACCGGAGCGCCATTGGCGCCGGGAGTCGCGCCGGGCCTGGTTCTGGGGCTTGGGCGTGCCGCTGGCAACGGTCGTTGCCACGCTGATGCTGGGCTGGCCCGGGTTGCTGGTGTTGCTGGTCTATCCCGTGCAGGTCGCGCGCCTGGCACGGCGGGGCGCTGGCCCTGCGCGGCAAAACTGGCTGCTGGCGTTCTTCCTCGTGCTGGGCAAATTTCCCGAGATGTTCGGGCAGGTCAAGTTTCTTTTGAACAGGTTCGGTGCCGGCAAATCCGCATTGATCGAATACAAGTGAGACTTCGATGGACTATTGGATTATCGTCAAAAGCGTCTTCTCCCTGCACGCTGGCTATTCCCTGAGGGCCTTGAAGAACAAACTCAAGTTTGCGCTGTTGGTGGGCAAGAACTGGGCCGAGTTGAATGTGTTTTTCGGGCGCATGTCCAACGCGCTGGGCGATACCGGTATCGAGAAGCTCGGCGGCGATTGCCTGGGTG
Proteins encoded in this window:
- a CDS encoding glycosyltransferase encodes the protein MTTGVGVVVIGRNEGPRLERCLASLVGAAQQIVYVDSGSSDGSVQMAGRLGVEVVELDMSIAFTAARARNEGFARLQRLLPSMRHVQFVDGDCEVVASWLPHAQAFLEAHPEVAVVCGRRRERFPQRSIYNLMCDLEWDTPTGATSACGGDALMRADAFVTAGGYRPDLIAGEEPELCVRLRAKGWKIWRLGEEMTLHDASMTRFGQWWRRTLRGGYAFAEGAFLHGAAPERHWRRESRRAWFWGLGVPLATVVATLMLGWPGLLVLLVYPVQVARLARRGAGPARQNWLLAFFLVLGKFPEMFGQVKFLLNRFGAGKSALIEYK